GTAGCACGAACCCGATCCATCAAAATCCAGTTTACCGGACAACAATTTCCGTTAAACTGGAAAAATGGACATCAACCAACGCCTCGCCCGCCGCCTGCGCGCCTTGCGCGACGCCCGCGGCCTGTCGCTCGACGCGCTGGCCGAACGCAGCCGCGTCGGCCGCTCGACTATCTCCCTGATCGAACGCGGGGAGAGCAGCCCGACCGCCGCCGTGCTCGACAAACTGAGCTCAGCGCTGGGCGTGACGCTCGCCTCGCTGTTCGAAGACACCGCGCCGCTCGAAGCCCCATCCCCCCTGTCGCATGCGGCCGACCAGCCGGTGTGGACCGACCCGGCCTCCGGCTACGTGCGCCGCAACCTGTCGCCTGCCGTGCGCTCGCCGATCCAGCTTGTCGAAGTCGCCTTCCCGCCTGGCGCTCGCGTCGCCTACGATACCGGGCCGCGCGATGCGGATATCCACCAGCAACTCTGGATGATCGACGGCACCATGGACATCACCGTGGGCGATACGCTGTGGCGCCTGGAGACCGGCGACTGCCTGGCCATGCGGCTGGACAGCCCGCTCGCGTTTCACAATCCGACCGGCCGGCCGGCGCGCTATCTGGTGGCGCTGTCCATCCTGCCGTTCGCCCCTGCCCGGAGGACCGCATGAGCCTTGCCGATGACCTCACCACGGTGCGCCGCATCGGCCCCAACGAAGCGGCCGCCTGCGTGGGGGCGCTGGCCGACGTGCTGATCGATTGCGTGGAAGGCGGCGCGTCGGTCAGCTTCATGCTGCCGCTGTCGCACGAGAAGGCGCTGGCGTTCTGGCGCGAAGTGGCCGACGGCGTGGCCCGCGGCGAACGCGCCCTGCTGATTGCCGAAGACGGGGCCGGCACCCTCCTCGGCACCGTGCAGCTGATCCTGGCCCAGCCCGAGAACCAGCCGCATCGCGCCGACGTCGCCAAGATGCTGGTGCACCGGCGCGCGCGCCGGCGCGGCGTCGCGCAGCGACTGATGGCCGAGGTGGACGCCGTGGCGCGCGCCGAGGGCAAGAGCGTGCTGGTCCTTGATACGGTCACCGGCGGCGATGCCGAGCGGCTGTACCAGCGCACCGGCTGGCAGCGCGTGGGCACCGTGCCCAACTACGCGCTGATGCCCGACGGCGCATTCTGCGGCACGACGTTCTATTGCAGGCAACTGGCGGCGCCCGCCGCTT
The sequence above is a segment of the Ralstonia nicotianae genome. Coding sequences within it:
- a CDS encoding helix-turn-helix domain-containing protein — its product is MDINQRLARRLRALRDARGLSLDALAERSRVGRSTISLIERGESSPTAAVLDKLSSALGVTLASLFEDTAPLEAPSPLSHAADQPVWTDPASGYVRRNLSPAVRSPIQLVEVAFPPGARVAYDTGPRDADIHQQLWMIDGTMDITVGDTLWRLETGDCLAMRLDSPLAFHNPTGRPARYLVALSILPFAPARRTA
- a CDS encoding GNAT family N-acetyltransferase yields the protein MSLADDLTTVRRIGPNEAAACVGALADVLIDCVEGGASVSFMLPLSHEKALAFWREVADGVARGERALLIAEDGAGTLLGTVQLILAQPENQPHRADVAKMLVHRRARRRGVAQRLMAEVDAVARAEGKSVLVLDTVTGGDAERLYQRTGWQRVGTVPNYALMPDGAFCGTTFYCRQLAAPAA